In one Mesorhizobium australicum genomic region, the following are encoded:
- a CDS encoding acyl-CoA synthetase, which yields MRITSVLRRCLQTNADSPATVYRGRTSSWRETIDGIRKGGGAFQGLGVAPGDRVAALALNSDTFFRIMFAVPWIGGIIVPLNTRWSVVELQHALSNCGAEVLLVDENFVKEAQFLAAGNGSLKIAYIGEGACPEGMFDYRQLVADTTPAEEHEGDPDDLFCILYTGGTTGHPKGVMLSHTNLFITGLFWLGTCHFDSGTRYLHIAGFFHIVSTVPAIAVSMAGGTHVIEPKFDPVPTMTAIQENKVNFSTFVPVMINMMLQHPDFERHDLTSMGQCVYGGSPIPDALIDRMIEKLPTWQFIQGYGQTESSGILTNLPWASHFGEGRANKRKATGRAVYGANFKIVDPEGREVGLHEQGEVVVRGLNVMRGYWGNEEATNATIRDGWLHTGDAARMDEDGFITVVDRIKDMIVTGGENVFSIEVENAVSTHPAVSQCAVIGIPDPKWGETVHAVVVLRPGATASEADLIEHCRNLIANYKCPRSVEIISEMPMSAAGKITKGPLRDKYWQHHGKRVN from the coding sequence ATGCGCATCACTTCGGTTCTTCGTCGCTGCCTGCAGACGAATGCGGATTCGCCCGCGACGGTCTATCGGGGGCGGACGAGCAGTTGGCGGGAGACCATCGACGGAATTCGGAAGGGCGGCGGGGCCTTCCAGGGGCTTGGGGTTGCTCCCGGCGATCGTGTCGCGGCGCTGGCGCTGAACAGCGACACCTTCTTCCGCATCATGTTCGCCGTGCCGTGGATCGGCGGCATCATCGTGCCGCTAAACACGCGCTGGTCCGTGGTGGAGCTGCAGCATGCGCTGTCCAACTGCGGCGCAGAGGTGCTGTTGGTCGACGAGAATTTCGTCAAGGAGGCGCAGTTTCTCGCTGCGGGCAACGGCAGCCTGAAGATCGCCTACATCGGTGAAGGCGCATGTCCTGAAGGGATGTTCGACTACCGTCAGCTGGTGGCCGACACCACGCCCGCCGAGGAGCATGAGGGCGACCCTGACGATCTGTTCTGCATCCTCTATACGGGCGGCACCACCGGACATCCCAAGGGTGTGATGCTCTCTCACACCAATCTCTTCATCACTGGGCTGTTCTGGCTCGGCACCTGCCATTTCGACAGCGGAACGCGCTATCTCCACATCGCCGGCTTCTTTCACATAGTCTCCACTGTTCCGGCGATCGCTGTGTCGATGGCTGGTGGGACGCATGTCATCGAGCCAAAGTTCGACCCCGTTCCCACCATGACGGCCATCCAGGAGAACAAGGTCAACTTCTCGACCTTCGTGCCCGTGATGATCAACATGATGCTGCAGCATCCGGATTTCGAGCGCCATGACCTGACCAGCATGGGCCAGTGCGTCTACGGCGGATCGCCGATCCCGGACGCGCTGATCGATCGCATGATCGAGAAGCTGCCGACCTGGCAGTTCATCCAAGGCTATGGCCAGACCGAATCCAGCGGCATCCTGACGAACCTGCCTTGGGCATCGCATTTCGGCGAAGGACGGGCGAACAAGCGCAAAGCAACTGGCCGCGCGGTCTACGGCGCCAACTTCAAGATCGTCGATCCCGAGGGCCGGGAGGTCGGCCTGCACGAACAGGGCGAGGTCGTCGTGCGCGGGCTCAACGTCATGCGCGGCTACTGGGGCAACGAGGAAGCCACGAACGCGACGATCCGGGACGGCTGGCTGCATACGGGCGACGCGGCGAGGATGGACGAGGACGGATTCATCACCGTGGTCGATCGCATCAAGGACATGATCGTCACCGGCGGCGAGAACGTGTTCTCGATCGAGGTCGAGAACGCCGTCTCGACCCATCCTGCCGTCAGCCAGTGCGCGGTCATCGGCATACCCGATCCGAAATGGGGCGAGACCGTGCATGCCGTCGTCGTGCTCAGGCCGGGCGCGACGGCGAGCGAGGCTGATCTCATCGAGCACTGCCGCAACCTGATCGCCAACTACAAGTGCCCGCGCAGCGTCGAGATCATCTCGGAAATGCCGATGTCGGCCGCCGGCAAGATCACCAAGGGCCCGCTGCGCGA
- a CDS encoding SDR family NAD(P)-dependent oxidoreductase, with protein MGTGSIAIITGAASGIGRATAIRLAASGVSVVLSDVDAGRGKEALDHVLRAGGRGIFAAADVSNPSDVEAVFATALSTYGPVDLLCNVAGVDGKIARFHELQQADLERVMAVNVTGTFLCMQAALAQMLPGKSGAIVNVSSVAGLVGMPKLSAYSAAKHAVIGLTKSAALEYASRGIRINAVCPGGIDTPMLAKLAAVANPDAASSEEALAGAHPAARLGQPEEVASLITYLCSPEASFVTGACIPVDGGYTAR; from the coding sequence GTGGGGACGGGATCGATCGCGATTATAACGGGCGCGGCAAGCGGCATCGGACGGGCCACCGCGATTCGCCTCGCGGCCTCGGGCGTCAGCGTCGTTCTTTCCGACGTCGATGCCGGTCGTGGGAAGGAAGCGCTCGATCACGTGCTGCGCGCAGGCGGGCGGGGCATCTTCGCGGCGGCCGACGTGTCCAACCCGTCGGACGTCGAAGCCGTCTTCGCGACAGCCCTTTCAACGTACGGCCCGGTCGACCTGCTCTGCAACGTCGCCGGCGTCGACGGAAAGATCGCCCGGTTTCATGAACTCCAACAAGCCGACCTGGAACGCGTGATGGCCGTCAACGTCACCGGCACGTTCCTGTGCATGCAGGCCGCGCTTGCCCAGATGCTGCCGGGGAAGTCGGGCGCTATCGTCAACGTGTCGTCCGTGGCCGGGCTCGTCGGCATGCCGAAGCTGTCGGCCTATTCCGCCGCCAAGCATGCCGTAATCGGGCTGACGAAATCCGCCGCGCTCGAATATGCCTCGCGCGGCATCCGCATCAACGCGGTGTGCCCGGGCGGAATCGACACGCCGATGCTGGCGAAGCTCGCGGCGGTAGCCAATCCGGATGCCGCCTCATCGGAAGAGGCACTCGCAGGCGCCCACCCGGCCGCCCGTCTCGGCCAGCCGGAGGAGGTCGCCTCCCTCATCACCTATCTCTGCAGTCCCGAGGCCAGCTTCGTCACCGGGGCCTGCATTCCCGTCGACGGCGGCTACACCGCACGGTAG
- a CDS encoding TRAP transporter substrate-binding protein — MKWNRIAAFAFFAAAAAAGVTATNAWAQDVTLRYSQWLPANYALQKDIIDPWIAEVERVTEGRVKVNKTPKVVGTVAGQYDVVVDGLADIALIVPGYTPGRFPYVEGMELPFLGDDPTAGSPVTQKTYDKFVAPTGEFKDIVVLSMFRGTSAHFVVKDKTLNSLNDVKGLKLRSPQLAVSTALELMGAVPITKPMSEVYELASNGTIDGGVIPLDTTLAFNLPGVLNKYIEAPGGLASTVVIIGMSPAAWEKIPAKDQDAIKSVSGLTLATNAGKAYSASLKDAYAKVEGLGMKIETVSDEFLSSIKSVLTPIRTDWIKMAKEKGLPDPEAMLTFFETEYAAAPKAEK; from the coding sequence ATGAAATGGAATCGCATTGCCGCCTTCGCCTTTTTTGCCGCAGCCGCAGCCGCTGGCGTCACCGCCACCAACGCATGGGCGCAGGATGTGACACTGAGATATTCGCAGTGGCTTCCGGCGAACTATGCCCTTCAGAAGGACATCATCGACCCGTGGATTGCCGAGGTCGAGCGCGTCACAGAGGGACGCGTCAAGGTCAACAAGACGCCGAAGGTCGTCGGAACAGTCGCCGGCCAGTACGATGTGGTCGTGGACGGGCTTGCCGACATAGCGCTGATCGTGCCGGGCTACACACCTGGCCGTTTCCCCTATGTTGAAGGCATGGAACTGCCGTTTCTGGGCGACGACCCGACCGCCGGATCGCCTGTTACCCAGAAGACCTACGACAAATTCGTCGCGCCGACCGGCGAGTTCAAGGATATCGTCGTCCTGAGCATGTTCCGCGGAACCTCCGCGCACTTCGTCGTTAAGGACAAGACGCTGAATTCGCTCAATGACGTGAAGGGTCTCAAGCTCCGTAGCCCGCAACTCGCGGTCTCCACTGCCCTCGAGCTCATGGGGGCGGTTCCAATCACCAAGCCGATGTCCGAGGTCTACGAGCTGGCATCGAACGGCACGATCGACGGCGGCGTGATCCCGCTCGACACGACACTCGCGTTCAACCTGCCGGGCGTACTTAACAAATACATCGAGGCGCCCGGCGGCCTCGCGAGCACGGTCGTGATCATCGGCATGAGCCCGGCGGCATGGGAGAAGATTCCCGCCAAAGATCAGGACGCGATCAAGAGCGTGTCGGGACTGACGCTGGCGACCAACGCCGGCAAGGCCTATTCGGCCTCGCTGAAGGACGCCTACGCCAAGGTTGAAGGCCTCGGCATGAAGATCGAGACCGTCAGCGACGAGTTCCTGTCATCCATCAAGTCCGTGCTGACGCCGATCCGCACCGACTGGATCAAGATGGCCAAGGAGAAGGGGCTGCCCGATCCTGAGGCGATGCTGACCTTTTTCGAGACGGAATACGCAGCTGCTCCGAAGGCGGAGAAGTAA
- a CDS encoding AMP-binding protein — protein sequence MNDQDRAEIERHPPLSLLPADNIYDCIAAAAVRHPGKTAITLLDSADASNISESLTYEQLIDRIGKASSLFAKIAGADMPIVTVIAPLHPDVLVASWAAETVGVVNPINPFLDAVATITLMNAAKSNVLVIGTSAFGPGVWDKLDQLRSSVPTLKRVLIIGDESSADSFAAAVAAQPGAAFSKVQRRKGADTATYMPTGGTTSTPKIVLHTQDRQLINAWLMGALMGADEDQVVGLGMPLFHVGGLVAAALRAIIFGQSLILLTVDGFRNPRIVKDFWPLMKRTGITNIIATPTTAAAILASAGEGDHVGHSVQTFSCGGSTIPVELLRAFHRKFGIYLREVWGMTEFHGVSTGHPNDGREPAIGSVGRRFAFHDVKVVELDEYENFVREAATGEKGILVVSSICVGAGYLDPSKNGEFFVERMPDGKVWASTGDIGSMDADGHIWVHGRQKDLIVRGGHNIDPKQIEEALQRHPAVQLSAAIGRPDAKRGEMPIAYVQLKPGASARTEELLSFAKENIAERAAVPVDISIIPAIPLTAVGKIAKPTLRAQATEAVARDVVEGIAGKGSVRSLETDISGKRLTVRMQVSPTYQAEPDALRRQLDEAFMTFEFASDIRLV from the coding sequence TTGAACGATCAGGACCGTGCCGAGATCGAGCGGCATCCCCCTTTGTCGCTCCTGCCTGCGGACAACATCTACGACTGCATCGCGGCCGCTGCCGTACGCCATCCGGGCAAGACGGCGATCACGCTTCTCGATTCGGCCGACGCGAGCAACATCTCTGAATCCCTCACCTATGAACAGTTGATCGACCGGATCGGCAAGGCGAGCAGCCTCTTCGCGAAAATTGCCGGCGCGGACATGCCGATCGTCACCGTGATCGCACCGCTTCACCCGGATGTGCTCGTCGCATCGTGGGCGGCAGAAACGGTCGGCGTCGTCAATCCGATCAACCCGTTCCTCGACGCCGTCGCGACGATCACCCTGATGAACGCGGCGAAGTCGAACGTGCTGGTGATTGGCACATCGGCTTTCGGCCCGGGGGTGTGGGACAAGCTCGACCAACTTCGCTCCTCCGTTCCCACCCTAAAGCGGGTCCTCATCATCGGCGACGAATCGAGCGCAGACAGCTTCGCTGCGGCTGTCGCGGCCCAGCCGGGCGCGGCATTCTCGAAGGTACAGAGGCGCAAGGGCGCGGACACCGCGACCTACATGCCTACCGGCGGCACCACCAGCACGCCGAAGATCGTCCTGCACACGCAGGACAGGCAGTTAATCAATGCCTGGCTGATGGGTGCACTGATGGGCGCCGACGAGGACCAGGTTGTCGGCCTGGGAATGCCGCTGTTCCATGTTGGCGGCCTCGTGGCGGCGGCACTTCGAGCCATCATCTTCGGCCAGTCGCTTATCCTCCTCACCGTCGACGGCTTCCGCAATCCGCGCATCGTCAAGGATTTCTGGCCGCTGATGAAGCGGACCGGCATCACCAACATCATCGCCACACCAACGACGGCGGCCGCCATTCTGGCTTCGGCCGGCGAGGGCGATCATGTCGGGCATTCGGTCCAGACGTTCAGCTGCGGCGGAAGCACCATCCCAGTCGAACTTTTACGGGCGTTCCACCGCAAGTTCGGGATCTACCTGCGCGAAGTCTGGGGGATGACCGAGTTCCACGGCGTCTCGACCGGTCATCCCAATGACGGCCGCGAACCGGCGATCGGCTCAGTGGGGCGCAGGTTCGCCTTTCATGACGTGAAGGTTGTAGAACTGGACGAGTACGAGAACTTCGTCCGTGAGGCCGCGACGGGCGAAAAGGGCATCCTCGTCGTCAGCAGTATCTGCGTCGGCGCGGGTTATCTCGACCCCTCTAAGAACGGCGAGTTCTTCGTCGAGCGCATGCCGGACGGCAAGGTTTGGGCCAGCACCGGCGACATCGGCTCAATGGACGCGGACGGCCATATCTGGGTGCACGGCCGCCAGAAGGACCTTATCGTGCGCGGCGGCCACAACATCGACCCCAAGCAGATCGAGGAGGCGCTGCAGCGCCATCCGGCCGTCCAGCTATCCGCGGCCATAGGGCGGCCCGACGCCAAGCGGGGCGAGATGCCGATCGCTTATGTCCAGCTAAAGCCCGGCGCTTCGGCGAGAACGGAGGAACTGCTTTCCTTCGCCAAGGAGAACATCGCCGAACGGGCCGCCGTGCCGGTTGACATATCCATCATTCCGGCAATCCCGCTCACGGCAGTCGGCAAGATCGCAAAGCCGACATTGCGCGCTCAGGCGACCGAGGCGGTCGCGCGCGACGTCGTGGAAGGGATTGCAGGCAAGGGTTCGGTGAGATCGCTCGAAACCGACATCTCGGGCAAGCGCCTCACCGTCCGTATGCAGGTGTCGCCGACGTATCAGGCAGAGCCGGATGCGCTGCGGCGGCAGCTCGACGAGGCGTTCATGACCTTCGAGTTTGCCTCCGATATCCGCCTTGTTTGA
- a CDS encoding acyl-CoA dehydrogenase family protein yields MRDFVDRYVLPTANGPTAETEFPHALVQQMRELGLFGTIVPQAYGGLGLDTLTHAAIMEEIARGWFSLSGVLNTHTLCSALVLSGGTDGQRSDLLPRLASGALRGAFSLTEPHAGSDVQAIEARGVREQDGSWSLHGRKRWITNGLGAGVVFVLVKTDPTAEPAYAGMTCFIVEKEPFAATNTGRFAGVTISEVIEKMGDRGVDTTDLVLEGYRCCPDRILGEEAGLGLGFTQMLSAMEVGRVGAASLCVGLAQRSFEVALDYARTRETFGKPIAEHQAIQFKLADMATKIEAARLLTRNAAAAKDAGRRSDLEAGMAKLFASEAAKEVAEDSFRIHGSNGYSKQFEIERLYRDTLCLLSAEGPSEIQRMVIGRQIVAGR; encoded by the coding sequence GTGCGGGACTTCGTCGACCGGTACGTTTTGCCGACGGCCAACGGGCCAACGGCGGAGACGGAGTTCCCGCATGCTCTCGTCCAGCAGATGCGGGAGCTTGGCCTGTTCGGCACAATCGTGCCACAGGCCTATGGGGGCCTTGGCCTCGACACGCTCACCCACGCGGCCATCATGGAAGAGATTGCGCGCGGCTGGTTCTCCCTCTCCGGAGTACTGAACACGCACACGCTGTGCTCCGCTCTGGTTCTCAGCGGCGGCACGGACGGGCAGCGCTCCGATCTGCTGCCGCGCCTCGCCAGCGGAGCACTGCGGGGAGCGTTTTCACTGACCGAACCGCATGCCGGCTCCGACGTGCAGGCGATCGAGGCACGCGGGGTCCGAGAGCAGGACGGATCGTGGTCGCTCCACGGTCGAAAGCGCTGGATCACCAACGGCCTCGGCGCTGGTGTGGTGTTCGTCCTCGTCAAGACGGACCCGACCGCCGAGCCTGCCTATGCAGGCATGACCTGCTTCATCGTAGAGAAGGAACCGTTTGCGGCGACAAATACCGGGCGCTTCGCCGGCGTGACCATATCGGAAGTCATCGAGAAGATGGGCGATCGCGGCGTCGACACAACAGACCTCGTGCTTGAGGGATATCGGTGCTGCCCCGATCGGATCCTCGGCGAAGAGGCAGGTCTTGGCCTTGGCTTCACCCAGATGCTATCGGCGATGGAAGTCGGCCGGGTCGGCGCAGCGTCTCTGTGCGTCGGTCTCGCACAGCGCAGCTTCGAGGTGGCGCTCGATTATGCCCGCACGCGCGAGACGTTCGGCAAGCCGATCGCCGAGCATCAGGCGATCCAGTTCAAGCTCGCCGACATGGCGACCAAGATCGAGGCCGCGCGTCTTCTGACCCGCAATGCTGCCGCTGCGAAAGATGCCGGCCGCCGCTCGGACCTAGAGGCCGGCATGGCCAAGCTCTTCGCTTCCGAGGCTGCCAAGGAGGTCGCCGAGGATTCGTTCCGCATCCACGGCTCGAACGGCTATTCGAAGCAGTTCGAGATCGAGCGTCTGTATCGCGACACGTTGTGTCTGCTCAGCGCGGAAGGCCCGTCCGAAATCCAGCGGATGGTGATCGGCCGCCAGATAGTCGCCGGACGCTAG
- a CDS encoding acyl-CoA dehydrogenase family protein has product MSYPQPRTQLRTHVVENQPPPLEFVNAYEQDTVLREAVEREGGAWANDNLMALGGKVFDPEWIEKANLANRIVPELRRFNRFGQRVDTVEFHPSWHDIMGLAFEHEVHALPWRANRSGSHVARGAAEILFSQLECGVLCPVDITYGIVPMIRKQPELAKVWEPLMISKEYDSRQIPHWEKKGISMAFTSTEKQGGSDIRRNSTFATPTGQPGPGNEYLLTGHKWFCSAAGADIIFVVAQTEKGPGCFLVPRWLPDGTRNPISLERLKDKLGNKSNASTELEFEGTHGWLIGEEGRGIPTVMEFMLHTRFGCALIPTGMMRLSLTQAIHHTRNRTAFQRRLVDQPLMRNVLADLAIESEAATTMMMRIARAFDASVSDERERAFGRISVAVAKYWVNKRIVPFVHECLETHGGPGYIEESVMPRVYRESPIHGIWEGPGNVISLDILRAFRKEPLSGEVFFEELELVRGQDARLDATIDECRALVYDDHMPELRARYLAERMAIAIQAATLIRTAPNYVADAFCMTRLGDEGGKAYGTLPMSVDFDAIIQRAYPG; this is encoded by the coding sequence ATGTCCTATCCCCAGCCCAGGACCCAGCTTCGTACCCACGTCGTCGAAAACCAGCCGCCGCCACTCGAGTTCGTGAACGCCTATGAGCAGGACACGGTGCTTAGAGAGGCGGTCGAGCGGGAAGGAGGTGCCTGGGCGAACGACAATCTCATGGCGCTTGGCGGCAAGGTTTTCGATCCCGAGTGGATCGAGAAGGCAAACCTTGCGAACCGGATCGTGCCCGAGCTACGCCGCTTCAACCGTTTCGGCCAGCGTGTCGATACGGTGGAATTCCATCCGTCATGGCATGACATCATGGGCCTGGCGTTCGAGCACGAGGTGCATGCGCTGCCGTGGCGCGCCAACCGAAGCGGATCGCATGTTGCGCGCGGCGCGGCCGAAATCCTGTTCTCGCAGCTCGAATGTGGGGTTCTGTGCCCGGTGGACATCACCTACGGCATCGTTCCGATGATCCGCAAGCAGCCCGAACTGGCCAAGGTCTGGGAACCCTTGATGATCTCGAAGGAATACGACTCCCGTCAGATCCCGCATTGGGAGAAGAAGGGCATCAGTATGGCCTTCACCTCGACGGAAAAGCAGGGCGGCTCCGACATCCGCCGCAATTCGACCTTCGCGACGCCGACGGGTCAGCCGGGACCGGGCAACGAATATCTCCTCACCGGCCACAAATGGTTCTGCTCGGCAGCCGGCGCGGACATTATCTTCGTGGTGGCGCAGACCGAGAAAGGTCCGGGCTGCTTCCTCGTTCCGCGCTGGCTTCCGGACGGAACACGCAATCCGATCTCTCTGGAGCGCCTCAAGGACAAGCTCGGCAACAAGTCGAACGCATCTACGGAACTGGAGTTCGAGGGCACCCATGGCTGGCTGATCGGCGAGGAGGGCCGCGGCATTCCAACGGTCATGGAATTCATGCTCCACACCCGGTTCGGCTGCGCCCTCATCCCGACCGGCATGATGCGGTTGTCGCTGACGCAGGCGATCCATCACACGCGCAACCGCACGGCCTTCCAGCGTCGCCTCGTCGACCAGCCGCTGATGCGCAACGTGCTTGCGGATCTCGCGATCGAGTCCGAGGCTGCGACCACGATGATGATGCGCATCGCACGCGCCTTCGACGCCTCGGTGTCTGACGAACGCGAACGCGCGTTCGGGCGCATCTCTGTCGCCGTCGCAAAATATTGGGTCAACAAGCGCATTGTGCCGTTCGTCCACGAATGTCTCGAGACCCATGGAGGGCCGGGTTACATCGAGGAATCCGTGATGCCCCGCGTCTACCGTGAATCGCCTATCCACGGCATCTGGGAGGGCCCGGGCAACGTGATCAGCCTCGACATCCTGCGTGCCTTCCGCAAGGAGCCTCTGTCGGGCGAAGTCTTCTTTGAGGAGTTGGAGCTCGTTCGCGGACAGGATGCCCGGCTCGATGCGACGATCGACGAATGCAGGGCGCTGGTCTACGACGATCACATGCCCGAACTGCGCGCCCGCTATCTCGCCGAACGCATGGCGATCGCGATCCAGGCGGCGACGCTGATCCGCACGGCGCCGAACTACGTGGCGGACGCGTTCTGCATGACCCGCCTCGGCGACGAAGGCGGCAAGGCCTACGGCACGCTGCCGATGTCGGTCGATTTCGACGCGATCATCCAGCGCGCCTATCCGGGTTGA
- a CDS encoding TRAP transporter small permease — translation MVLTVLDVIGRNVFGHPLRGATELTEIALVVLTFLLFPFLALRSQHIVADVADSFGSRILDVLQILLTAVLGALLFALITWRLWILAGRSTAYGDVTSSFGFQIGPILYFTAVLAALSALAFLPPLLKFIRRPAEAEPTHQQSIL, via the coding sequence ATGGTGCTGACCGTCTTGGACGTCATCGGGCGGAACGTCTTCGGCCATCCGCTCCGCGGGGCGACGGAATTGACCGAGATCGCACTTGTCGTCCTGACGTTCTTGCTGTTTCCATTTCTCGCTTTGAGATCCCAGCACATCGTCGCCGATGTCGCCGATTCGTTCGGTAGCCGTATTCTCGACGTTCTGCAGATCCTCCTGACGGCGGTGCTTGGCGCGCTGCTCTTCGCCCTGATCACCTGGCGCCTGTGGATCCTTGCCGGGCGCTCCACGGCTTACGGAGACGTGACCAGCAGCTTCGGGTTCCAGATCGGGCCGATCCTTTATTTCACGGCGGTCTTGGCAGCGCTTTCCGCTCTCGCCTTCCTGCCACCGCTTCTGAAGTTCATCCGGCGTCCCGCGGAGGCCGAGCCCACGCATCAGCAGAGCATTCTCTGA
- a CDS encoding TRAP transporter large permease, with translation MLVASVGFLASFVLIFLRVPIAISLALVGFAGFGYIIGWNQAGVMLALVTKESTMSYGLVVIPLFILMGNLVAGAGISGDLYKAAQAWLGHRRGGLASATVVSCGGFAAVCGSSVATVVTIGKVALPSMKHYNYSDRLSTASVAAGATLGIIIPPSIMLVMYGIITETHIGKLYAAGLVPGILGMIFYVLAVKWTVWRNPDSAPKAERASREEKWKSLLGVWQICVLFVFVVGGIYSGMFTAAEASGIGAAGALALALAQRRLTWARLHEILIDSASTSAMLFAMLIGASVFTEFLNYTGAHEGLLALLNDAGLPPLGVILMICMIYIILGALMEELSMLLLTVPLFFPVVIGLGYDPVWFGALVVVLCELGMIAPPIGVNLFVVRSIAPTVPLMEIVRGIGPFVVANVIRILLIAVFPIIALLVPNLLF, from the coding sequence ATGCTCGTCGCCAGCGTCGGATTTCTTGCGTCCTTCGTCCTGATCTTTCTGCGCGTGCCGATCGCCATATCCCTGGCGCTCGTGGGTTTCGCGGGCTTCGGCTACATCATCGGCTGGAATCAGGCCGGCGTGATGCTTGCGCTGGTGACCAAGGAGAGCACGATGAGCTATGGCCTCGTCGTCATCCCGCTGTTCATCCTCATGGGCAATCTTGTTGCCGGTGCCGGCATATCGGGCGACCTCTACAAGGCCGCGCAAGCTTGGCTGGGACATCGGCGCGGCGGCCTGGCTTCTGCCACTGTCGTCTCTTGCGGTGGATTCGCGGCCGTTTGCGGATCAAGCGTCGCGACGGTCGTCACCATCGGCAAGGTCGCGCTTCCGTCGATGAAGCACTACAACTATTCCGACCGCCTCTCGACGGCGTCCGTCGCCGCTGGTGCGACGCTAGGGATTATCATTCCGCCATCGATCATGCTGGTCATGTACGGGATCATCACCGAGACGCATATCGGCAAGCTCTACGCCGCTGGCCTTGTACCCGGCATCCTAGGAATGATCTTCTACGTGCTGGCGGTGAAATGGACCGTCTGGAGGAACCCCGACAGCGCGCCTAAAGCCGAGCGCGCGAGCCGCGAGGAGAAGTGGAAGTCGCTGCTCGGCGTCTGGCAGATCTGTGTTCTCTTCGTCTTCGTCGTCGGCGGCATCTACAGCGGAATGTTCACCGCCGCGGAAGCATCCGGTATAGGGGCGGCCGGCGCGTTGGCGCTGGCACTGGCCCAGCGCCGCCTGACATGGGCTCGACTGCACGAGATCCTAATCGATTCCGCGAGCACGTCGGCGATGCTGTTCGCCATGCTCATCGGAGCCTCGGTCTTCACCGAATTCCTGAACTACACGGGCGCTCACGAGGGGTTGCTCGCATTGCTGAACGATGCCGGACTTCCGCCGCTCGGCGTTATCCTGATGATATGCATGATCTATATCATTCTGGGCGCCCTTATGGAGGAGCTGTCCATGCTGCTTCTCACCGTGCCATTGTTTTTTCCGGTCGTAATCGGTCTGGGATACGATCCGGTTTGGTTCGGCGCCCTTGTGGTCGTCCTGTGCGAGCTTGGAATGATCGCGCCGCCCATCGGCGTAAACCTCTTCGTCGTCCGTTCAATCGCGCCCACCGTCCCCTTGATGGAAATCGTCCGTGGTATCGGGCCATTCGTGGTTGCGAACGTAATTCGCATCCTCTTGATCGCGGTCTTTCCGATAATCGCGCTGTTAGTGCCTAACCTACTTTTTTGA